In Candidatus Omnitrophota bacterium, a single genomic region encodes these proteins:
- a CDS encoding MBL fold metallo-hydrolase: MRITFLGTNGWYTDRNGNTTCIFIETDSCYIVLDAGNGLHKIDEYVKEQDKPIYLFLSHFHLDHISGLHVLGKFDFEQGMTICCPEGGSEVLGNIIRQPYTMPFEQLPLRVDIREMEEGSQEGFPFGLVSRELMHSSKCFGYRFVIDSKVVSYCTDTGYCDPAVDISRGADLLITECSLKPGQRTESWPHLNPEDAAGLAKEVNAGELIMIHFDAAIYCTMKDRKDAEAAAKKIFAKTTAARDGLVVEI; the protein is encoded by the coding sequence ATAAGGATCACTTTCTTGGGGACTAATGGCTGGTATACGGACAGGAACGGGAACACTACATGTATTTTCATCGAAACCGATTCATGTTATATCGTTCTGGACGCAGGTAACGGTCTTCACAAAATAGATGAGTACGTAAAGGAACAGGATAAGCCGATTTATCTGTTTTTGAGCCACTTCCACCTGGACCATATAAGCGGGTTGCATGTACTCGGTAAGTTCGATTTTGAACAGGGTATGACCATATGTTGTCCCGAAGGGGGTTCTGAGGTACTGGGTAATATAATCCGGCAGCCGTATACGATGCCTTTCGAACAGCTTCCCTTAAGGGTGGATATCAGGGAAATGGAAGAAGGTTCCCAGGAAGGATTTCCTTTTGGTCTTGTTTCGAGGGAGCTGATGCATTCCTCGAAATGTTTCGGGTACAGATTCGTGATCGATTCCAAGGTGGTGAGTTACTGCACCGATACCGGATACTGTGATCCGGCCGTGGATATCTCAAGAGGGGCGGATCTTCTGATAACCGAATGCTCCCTGAAACCGGGGCAGAGAACCGAAAGCTGGCCGCATCTTAACCCTGAGGACGCGGCGGGTCTGGCAAAAGAGGTTAACGCCGGGGAACTGATAATGATACATTTTGATGCTGCTATATACTGTACGATGAAGGACAGGAAGGACGCGGAGGCCGCGGCAAAGAAGATATTCGCCAAAACCACTGCGGCAAGGGACGGTTTGGTGGTTGAGATATGA